A region from the Acyrthosiphon pisum isolate AL4f chromosome A1, pea_aphid_22Mar2018_4r6ur, whole genome shotgun sequence genome encodes:
- the LOC107884145 gene encoding uncharacterized protein LOC107884145 isoform X1, translating into MVFKNEPKLMENIQLLKTIGLYQILDSHSPKVFGYNVFKCVAVIEAFILTATVYASILNIFYCLSDINEATRYFTLCLIASVPTFKLSYIIGYSDTIWNCLHITSAEYLSYKYHSRCILEVGRKKLKQFLILFVILWIVVFIAWILTPFIVQNSYLRVEARNMTYHYRTNILNLVYPAPDKFYNANFIMYYNIELTISIVWAHSTIIFDILLISMCITIEYYLKTIANTFSTLGNVENQFMNSRMSTVRLDDTKIINDFKIIIQDQQKVIENMKNIYKVIRPVILLQIVAESSIIILLSSITIMVKYYFSLHKHAFLQYFFFIFQNYFNGFSLVSPSNFRFITSIFIYILHIYFICYFLNDVNEQKDSMNFALYSGDWSGKSLKYKKMILYAMQMNSTDQMKLQVTKTRVVNLELFTSVMRTTYTVISVLSEQYAKKT; encoded by the exons ATGGTATTTAAAAACGAGCCCAAATTAATGGAGaacatacaattattgaaaacaatcgGATTATACCAAATATTGGATTCACACAGTCCTAAAGTGTTtggttataatgtttttaaatgcgTAGCTGTAATCGAAGCATTTATTCTCACTGCAACAGTATATGcaagcattttaaatatattctactGCCTGAGTGACATAAATGAGGCAACGAGATATTTCACATTGTGTTTGATAGCTTCAGTTCCAACTTTTAAACTCAGTTATATAATTGGCTACTCAGATACCATATGGAATTGTTTACATATAACTTCCGCCGAATATTTATCCTACAAGTATCACAGCAGATGTATACTTGAAGTTGGCCGAAAGAAATTGAAAcagtttttaatactttttgtaattttatggaTTGTGGTTTTCATAGCTTGGATTTTGACTCCGTTCATTGTACAGAACTCTTATTTAAGAGTGGAGGCGAGAAATATGACTTACCATTACCGTACAAACATATTGAATTTAGTTTATCCGGCGCCCGATAAATTCTACAATgccaattttataatgtattacaacaTCGAACTTACAATATCTATTGTTTGGGCTCATTCTACTATTATATTCGATATACTTCTAATATCTATGTGTATTACAATcgagtattatttaaaaactattgctAATACATTTAGTACACTTGGAAACGTAGAGAATCAATTTATGA ATAGCCGAATGTCAACAGTCAGACTCgatgatacaaaaataataaatgatttcaaaattataattcaggATCAACAAAAAGTAATTGA aaACATGAAAAATATCTACAAGGTAATTCGACCAGTTATACTTCTTCAAATAGTTGCTGaatcatcaattattatattactatccaGCATAACAATAATGGTTAAATATTACTTCAGTCTACATAAACATgcctttttacaatattttttttttatattccagaattattttaatggtttttcgTTGGTATCTCCATCGAACTTCAGATTTataacatcaatatttatatatatattgcatatcTATTTTATCTGCTACTTTCTGAATGACGTTAATGAACAA AAAGATTCGATGAATTTTGCATTGTATAGTGGTGATTGGTCAGGCaagagtttaaaatataaaaaaatgatcctGTATGCTATGCAAATGAACAGTACCGACCAAATGAAACTGCAAGTAACGAAGACAAGAGTAGTGAATTTGGAACTGTTTACAAGC GTTATGCGGACAACGTATACAGTTATATCGGTGTTGTCAGaacaatatgcaaaaaaaacataa
- the LOC107884145 gene encoding uncharacterized protein LOC107884145 isoform X2, translated as MVFKNEPKLMENIQLLKTIGLYQILDSHSPKVFGYNVFKCVAVIEAFILTATVYASILNIFYCLSDINEATRYFTLCLIASVPTFKLSYIIGYSDTIWNCLHITSAEYLSYKYHSRCILEVGRKKLKQFLILFVILWIVVFIAWILTPFIVQNSYLRVEARNMTYHYRTNILNLVYPAPDKFYNANFIMYYNIELTISIVWAHSTIIFDILLISMCITIEYYLKTIANTFSTLGNVENQFMNSRMSTVRLDDTKIINDFKIIIQDQQKVIENMKNIYKVIRPVILLQIVAESSIIILLSSITIMNYFNGFSLVSPSNFRFITSIFIYILHIYFICYFLNDVNEQKDSMNFALYSGDWSGKSLKYKKMILYAMQMNSTDQMKLQVTKTRVVNLELFTSVMRTTYTVISVLSEQYAKKT; from the exons ATGGTATTTAAAAACGAGCCCAAATTAATGGAGaacatacaattattgaaaacaatcgGATTATACCAAATATTGGATTCACACAGTCCTAAAGTGTTtggttataatgtttttaaatgcgTAGCTGTAATCGAAGCATTTATTCTCACTGCAACAGTATATGcaagcattttaaatatattctactGCCTGAGTGACATAAATGAGGCAACGAGATATTTCACATTGTGTTTGATAGCTTCAGTTCCAACTTTTAAACTCAGTTATATAATTGGCTACTCAGATACCATATGGAATTGTTTACATATAACTTCCGCCGAATATTTATCCTACAAGTATCACAGCAGATGTATACTTGAAGTTGGCCGAAAGAAATTGAAAcagtttttaatactttttgtaattttatggaTTGTGGTTTTCATAGCTTGGATTTTGACTCCGTTCATTGTACAGAACTCTTATTTAAGAGTGGAGGCGAGAAATATGACTTACCATTACCGTACAAACATATTGAATTTAGTTTATCCGGCGCCCGATAAATTCTACAATgccaattttataatgtattacaacaTCGAACTTACAATATCTATTGTTTGGGCTCATTCTACTATTATATTCGATATACTTCTAATATCTATGTGTATTACAATcgagtattatttaaaaactattgctAATACATTTAGTACACTTGGAAACGTAGAGAATCAATTTATGA ATAGCCGAATGTCAACAGTCAGACTCgatgatacaaaaataataaatgatttcaaaattataattcaggATCAACAAAAAGTAATTGA aaACATGAAAAATATCTACAAGGTAATTCGACCAGTTATACTTCTTCAAATAGTTGCTGaatcatcaattattatattactatccaGCATAACAATAATG aattattttaatggtttttcgTTGGTATCTCCATCGAACTTCAGATTTataacatcaatatttatatatatattgcatatcTATTTTATCTGCTACTTTCTGAATGACGTTAATGAACAA AAAGATTCGATGAATTTTGCATTGTATAGTGGTGATTGGTCAGGCaagagtttaaaatataaaaaaatgatcctGTATGCTATGCAAATGAACAGTACCGACCAAATGAAACTGCAAGTAACGAAGACAAGAGTAGTGAATTTGGAACTGTTTACAAGC GTTATGCGGACAACGTATACAGTTATATCGGTGTTGTCAGaacaatatgcaaaaaaaacataa
- the LOC100162203 gene encoding uncharacterized protein LOC100162203 translates to MSSFCLNSVILMTVTTVMVALVTFTGCTASDDRPGMSDIRLAKRDADHKENNADSEEGFFFSLTNFFGRSKHDEDDDKPDFITTFDLIRLLDEKYAMKQFYCVINEDPCDSVGMRLKATIPEEINRDCERCTATETNNIRRILNYVKKHYPKFWERVEPIYRDKMTVLTANIVKIQ, encoded by the exons ATGTCATCGTTTTGCCTGAACTCCGTGATCTTAATGACCGTGACCACGGTCATGGTGGCGCTCGTCACATTCACCGGGTGCACAGCCTCTGATGACAGACCGGGCATGAGTGACATTCGTCTGGCTAAGAGGGACGCCGACCACAAAGAAAACAACGCCGACAGCGAGgaagggtttttttttagtttaacaaATTTTTTCGGACGCAGTAAACACGACGAAGATGACGATAAACCGGATTTCATCACCACTTTCGACTTAATCCGGCTTTTGGACGAGAAATACGCTATGAAGCAATTCTATTGCGTCATAAATGAGGACCCGTGTGACTCCGTCGGAATGAGGCTCAAAG CCACTATACCCGAAGAAATAAACAGAGATTGCGAACGCTGTACCGCAACAGAGACCAACAATATCCGACGAATTTTAAATTACGTGAAGAAACACTATCCAAAATTTTGGGAACGTGTTGAACCAATTTATAGAGATAAAATGACTGTTTTAACTGCTAATAtcgttaaaatacaataa
- the ORF2 gene encoding chemosensory protein-like precursor, with translation MAHLNLFVVLVASLVCFTLAEEKYTTKFDNFDVDKVLNNDRILTSYIKCLLDQGNCTNEGRELKKVLPDALKTDCSKCTAVQKDRSEKVIKFLIKNRSKDFDNLTAKYDPSGEYKKKIEKFDAERAAAAKH, from the exons ATGGCTCATCTTAACTTATTTGTTGTTCTGGTCGCGTCGCTTGTGTGCTTCACGTTGGCCGAAGAAAAATACACAACTAAATTCGACAACTTCGACGTGGACAAGGTGTTGAACAACGACAGAATTTTAACCAGTTACATCAAGTGTTTGCTGGACCAGGGAAATTGCACCAATGAAGGCCGAGAATTGAAGA AAGTTTTACCAGACGCATTGAAAACTGACTGCAGCAAATGTACAGCTGTACAAAAAGACAGATCAGAAAAAGTAATCAAGTTTTTGATCAAAAACCGTTCTAAAGACTTTGATAATTTGACCGCCAAATACGACCCATCAGGCGAATACAAAAAGAAGATCGAAAAATTCGACGCGGAAAGGGCTGCGGCTGCTAAACATTAA